In Takifugu flavidus isolate HTHZ2018 chromosome 5, ASM371156v2, whole genome shotgun sequence, the following proteins share a genomic window:
- the lsm1 gene encoding U6 snRNA-associated Sm-like protein LSm1 has protein sequence MNYVPGTASLIDDIDKKHLVLLRDGRTLIGYLRSIDQFANLVFHQTVERIHVGKKFGDIPRGIFIVRGENVVLLGEIDLDKPCDAFLQQVSIEEILEEQRLEQQAKQETEKVKLQALKDRGLSMPKADNLDEY, from the exons ATGAACTACGTCCCAGGGACAGCGAGCCTCATCGACGACATTGACA AGAAGCACCTGGTGTTGCTCCGAGATGGCAGAACATTGATCGGCTACCTCAGGAGCATTGATCAGTTCG CCAACCTGGTGTTCCACCAGACGGTCGAGCGGATCCACGTGGGGAAGAAGTTTGGAGACATCCCGAGAGGAATATTCATCGTGAGGGGGGAGAATGTGGTTCTGCTGGGAGAGATC GACCTGGACAAGCCGTGCGACGccttcctgcagcaggtctccatcgaggagatcctggaggagcagcggctggaGCAGCAGGCCAAACAGGAGACGGAGAAGGTGAAGCTGCAGGCCCTGAAGGACCGAGGCCTGTCCATGCCCAAAGCGGACAACTTAGACGAATATTAA